In one Paracholeplasma manati genomic region, the following are encoded:
- a CDS encoding ABC transporter substrate-binding protein — MKKVFVFMVLLFSVTLLVACNNGGTEDGKVKITYANWNLGAPDAETPNMERLMIEAFEEANPDIDVEIIERPKIPGTTNDVSWSEFLAARASTESLPDVFMADDIPYYVVNDWAYNITEVANADPEFLNVSEGIRGAATYNGKVMALPNAVFYAGYVVNKTLYDQRGQDWPTTTTTFDEFIQLTKAAANHSSTTNTGIVGLEGIEHIIHWYPAQLNNDYGWFTMTQDGFNLDSTEFATTIDFYRSLQTDTSFVLEALQYEAAKEDSGIDIEAIFQGGSAGAAFNNGAILAKWFYSWDFGWMQANINTGNYTWDLDFIGTPVVNGNKRVPIVADFFTIASNTDHPQEAYELAKWMGFGKDGYLKRIELSKSVEGLSQVNFAPLQNDADLLDAYFELYPAFTGLRAIVEAGNVVVEPPKFLPGYIQARYQGTYDAENKMGDIINKLRFGEVLYADVRVNLNNRANAIYDEAKAAFDQAIQQR, encoded by the coding sequence ATGAAAAAAGTATTCGTATTCATGGTTTTATTGTTTTCAGTCACGTTGTTAGTTGCATGTAACAATGGTGGCACAGAAGATGGCAAAGTTAAAATCACTTACGCCAACTGGAATTTAGGGGCACCTGATGCAGAAACCCCAAACATGGAAAGATTGATGATTGAAGCATTTGAAGAAGCCAATCCTGACATTGATGTGGAAATCATCGAAAGACCAAAGATTCCTGGCACCACCAATGACGTTTCTTGGAGTGAGTTCCTCGCTGCTAGAGCATCCACAGAAAGTCTACCAGATGTCTTCATGGCTGATGACATCCCTTACTATGTCGTCAATGACTGGGCTTATAACATCACAGAAGTAGCCAATGCAGACCCTGAGTTTTTAAATGTCTCTGAAGGCATTCGTGGTGCAGCTACATACAATGGTAAAGTCATGGCATTACCAAACGCTGTATTCTATGCAGGTTATGTTGTCAATAAGACATTATACGATCAACGTGGACAAGACTGGCCAACCACAACGACCACATTCGATGAATTCATTCAATTGACCAAAGCCGCTGCGAACCATTCATCGACAACCAATACCGGTATTGTCGGGTTAGAAGGTATCGAACACATCATTCACTGGTACCCAGCCCAACTCAATAACGATTATGGTTGGTTTACGATGACACAAGATGGTTTCAATTTGGATTCCACTGAATTCGCCACCACCATCGATTTCTATCGTTCATTACAAACAGACACATCCTTTGTATTAGAAGCACTCCAATACGAAGCAGCTAAAGAAGATTCCGGTATTGACATCGAAGCCATTTTCCAAGGTGGTAGCGCTGGTGCAGCGTTTAATAACGGTGCGATCCTTGCGAAATGGTTCTATTCATGGGATTTTGGTTGGATGCAAGCCAACATCAACACAGGTAACTATACTTGGGACTTAGATTTCATTGGTACCCCTGTCGTCAATGGCAACAAACGCGTGCCAATCGTCGCTGACTTCTTCACCATCGCTTCAAACACTGATCACCCTCAAGAAGCCTATGAATTGGCTAAGTGGATGGGATTTGGTAAAGATGGTTATTTGAAACGCATTGAATTGTCCAAATCGGTCGAAGGGCTTTCCCAAGTCAACTTCGCACCGCTTCAAAACGATGCAGACTTATTAGATGCCTACTTCGAACTGTACCCAGCATTCACAGGCTTAAGAGCCATCGTTGAAGCAGGTAATGTCGTTGTTGAACCACCGAAATTCTTACCTGGTTACATTCAAGCACGTTACCAAGGTACTTATGACGCTGAAAACAAGATGGGAGACATCATCAACAAGCTACGCTTTGGTGAAGTTCTTTACGCTGACGTTAGAGTAAACTTAAATAACCGTGCAAACGCTATTTATGACGAAGCGAAAGCGGCGTTTGATCAAGCAATTCAACAAAGATAA